In the Podospora pseudocomata strain CBS 415.72m chromosome 5, whole genome shotgun sequence genome, one interval contains:
- a CDS encoding hypothetical protein (EggNog:ENOG503PS2Q), producing the protein MPPQPLPPPFPSTLARRRTTRQLGFSSVQSFSEWEEALVLDHLSAFICDYLALGLTVVPRKGNAFIQFVDLDNAVKRRIQQLEDGDFMEAYNPDKSDWTARDHYKQFIVSIVAEDKWYGENGDETAELYKRGWDGAKLTRKMFRLLEFLIQEWKDGAGAEDVVEGAVRRKMIGR; encoded by the exons AtgccaccacaacccctccccccaccattcCCCAGCACCCTCGCCCGCCGGAGAACAACCCGCCAACTTGGCTTTTCCTCCGTCCAATCCTTTTCAGAATGGGAAGAAGCGCTCGTCTTAGACCACCTCTCGGCATTTATATGCGATTACCTCGCCCTCGGACTCACTGTTGTCCCTCGCAAAGGGAATGCCTTCATCCAGTTTGTGGACTTGGACAATGCGGTAAAACGTCGGATCCAACAGCTGGAAGATGGTGATTTTATGGAAGCGTATAATCCTGATAAATCAGATT GGACAGCAAGGGATCATTATAAACAGTTCATTGTTAGTATTGTTGCCGAAGATAAATGGTACGGGGAGAATGGGGATGAGACGGCGGAACTGTATAAACGGGGATGGGACGGGGCAAAGTTAACGAGGAAGATGTTTCGGTTGCTGGAGTTTTTGATACAAGAGTGGAAAGATggggcgggggcggaggatgtggttgagggggcggtgaggaggaagatgatagGCAGGTGA